A single genomic interval of Leptospira semungkisensis harbors:
- a CDS encoding histidine triad nucleotide-binding protein, producing the protein MSDPNCLFCKIIKKEIPAKIEFEDENLLAFYDITPQAPTHLLVIPKKHIASLDKAESSDKALIGELLLRVSEIAKSLGLDKEGFRVVNNAGALGGQTVFHLHFHLLGGRQMKWPPG; encoded by the coding sequence ATGAGCGATCCGAACTGTTTATTTTGTAAAATCATCAAAAAAGAGATCCCAGCCAAAATAGAATTCGAAGACGAGAATCTATTAGCTTTTTATGATATAACTCCTCAGGCCCCCACTCACCTACTCGTCATTCCCAAAAAGCATATCGCATCCTTAGACAAGGCAGAATCTTCAGATAAGGCTCTTATCGGCGAGCTCCTATTAAGAGTCTCCGAGATAGCAAAGTCTTTAGGCTTAGACAAGGAAGGATTTAGAGTAGTGAATAACGCGGGAGCCTTGGGAGGACAAACTGTATTTCATTTGCATTTCCATCTCTTGGGCGGAAGACAAATGAAATGGCCTCCTGGTTGA
- a CDS encoding lysylphosphatidylglycerol synthase transmembrane domain-containing protein: protein MKKLILGFAISALSLGFLFWNLDLSGFQTILDRWQPIYLLPFFIAIIWGLLLFSWRWYLLLHKKVSFKISLLSAYIGVGANQFLPARGGDLFRLYLCRQGTDIGYGSLVSGIFLEKVLDFSFIFCAGLGALSVLGVNQTDTKILFPLLGIIGIFSALAIVRFFHPKLVLLGEFLFSKIGKREFFRDKLAAQVTELGSFLTFRNISTYGFLTGATWLFGYAIHYTLLQYLVGIHLSPLETIFIMFCGAVGVMVPSAPSGAGVYHASITSGFVLLGRDSSEGLVYATTVHLGQMISLGILTAILYVYWSFSGQEKKIAPRM from the coding sequence TTGAAAAAACTGATTTTAGGCTTCGCAATCAGCGCGCTTTCCTTAGGATTCTTATTCTGGAATCTGGATCTTTCCGGCTTTCAGACCATATTAGATAGATGGCAACCGATCTATCTTCTTCCTTTCTTTATCGCGATCATCTGGGGACTCTTGCTCTTTTCCTGGAGATGGTATCTATTATTACATAAGAAGGTATCCTTCAAGATCTCTCTTCTCTCCGCGTATATAGGAGTGGGAGCAAACCAATTCCTTCCCGCAAGAGGGGGAGATCTTTTTAGATTATATCTATGCCGGCAAGGAACGGATATAGGCTACGGAAGTTTAGTAAGCGGGATCTTTTTAGAAAAAGTATTAGATTTTTCTTTTATATTCTGCGCAGGCTTAGGTGCATTATCCGTATTAGGCGTCAACCAAACGGATACGAAAATCCTTTTTCCTTTGCTCGGGATCATCGGGATATTTTCCGCCCTTGCAATCGTAAGATTCTTTCATCCGAAATTGGTCCTACTCGGTGAATTCTTATTTTCTAAAATAGGAAAACGGGAATTCTTTCGGGACAAACTGGCTGCCCAGGTTACCGAACTCGGAAGTTTTTTAACATTTCGTAATATAAGCACCTACGGATTTTTGACCGGAGCGACCTGGCTATTCGGTTATGCAATCCATTATACATTGCTTCAATATTTGGTCGGGATCCACTTGAGTCCATTAGAGACGATCTTCATCATGTTTTGCGGAGCGGTAGGAGTCATGGTGCCTTCTGCTCCTTCCGGAGCCGGGGTCTATCATGCGTCCATTACCTCCGGCTTCGTTCTACTCGGAAGAGATAGCTCCGAAGGATTGGTGTATGCGACCACAGTGCACTTAGGCCAGATGATCTCACTCGGGATCCTAACCGCGATCTTGTATGTGTATTGGTCCTTTTCCGGACAAGAGAAGAAGATAGCTCCAAGAATGTAG
- a CDS encoding LA_2478/LA_2722/LA_4182 family protein, giving the protein MKYTKILMFLLAGLLFAYCSSKSPEEKLAELVPRFQKAICSKTIECTKDELEKIPAQYRNMIPPFMQSEENCVSHFQEEFEKSKKRRLEKKEQVTPEMVSTFEACISGLESSTCEPFKNSRGKKLNIPGCEDLDKLTKPE; this is encoded by the coding sequence ATGAAATATACAAAAATTCTAATGTTCCTTCTCGCAGGACTTTTGTTTGCTTATTGCTCTTCTAAGTCTCCTGAAGAAAAGCTCGCGGAGTTAGTTCCCCGTTTTCAAAAAGCAATTTGTTCTAAAACGATCGAATGCACAAAGGATGAGTTGGAAAAGATCCCTGCTCAGTATCGGAATATGATTCCTCCATTCATGCAATCGGAAGAGAATTGCGTGAGTCATTTCCAAGAGGAATTTGAAAAGTCCAAGAAGCGGAGATTAGAGAAGAAGGAGCAAGTGACTCCTGAAATGGTTTCCACATTCGAAGCTTGTATTTCAGGATTGGAATCTTCAACCTGTGAACCTTTCAAAAATTCGAGAGGCAAAAAGTTGAATATTCCAGGCTGTGAAGATCTGGATAAACTGACCAAACCAGAGTAA
- a CDS encoding beta-ketoacyl-[acyl-carrier-protein] synthase family protein: MEKTKNGKNSRVVVTGIGVILPNTFSTGDFWTNISEGKSQLDFITRFPTDNFPIKVAGEMNTFDWRKHLPDLSDKYAKNYNTETLALMSAMEEANKDAGIKRGDLEPSRVGFIDSSSRASLSWWDFAWRKYLEEKDHNVFDRYSVLTSMASNPTNLTAINANIQGFVTTVSAACVGGHHAISLCYQAIRKGRAEVMYAGGHEFPLLQPLMLMYSDPLSRVMSLEKDNPKRGIRPYDKTRDGFLLGEGAVVLVLERLDRALQRGARIYSEILGTYSYNEADHAMRMDLTGKKAANGLKHLMKISNLRLGDIDYFCGHGTATHNNDLAESRAISLLYEGRPKFHWGPVGSIKPIFGHTFGAAGIINVAATSLMLKNQILCPTINLETPDPECDHDHIAEGQRKAKVRHAISMAFAIGSQSSFVSMAAPEF, encoded by the coding sequence ATGGAAAAAACAAAGAATGGCAAGAATTCAAGAGTAGTAGTAACCGGAATAGGAGTCATACTCCCCAATACTTTCAGCACAGGGGATTTCTGGACGAATATTTCGGAAGGCAAATCCCAATTAGATTTCATTACTCGCTTTCCCACAGACAATTTTCCGATCAAAGTTGCGGGCGAAATGAATACCTTTGATTGGAGAAAGCATCTTCCCGATCTAAGTGACAAATACGCTAAGAATTATAATACGGAAACTCTCGCGCTTATGTCCGCGATGGAAGAAGCCAATAAGGATGCGGGTATCAAGAGAGGCGATCTGGAGCCAAGCAGAGTCGGATTCATAGATTCTTCTTCCAGAGCATCTCTTTCTTGGTGGGATTTTGCCTGGAGAAAGTATCTGGAGGAAAAGGATCATAACGTGTTCGACCGTTATTCGGTCCTTACATCTATGGCCTCCAATCCAACTAATCTAACGGCGATTAACGCGAATATCCAAGGATTCGTGACTACTGTTTCCGCTGCCTGCGTAGGCGGCCATCATGCAATCAGTCTTTGCTACCAAGCTATCCGAAAAGGAAGAGCCGAAGTCATGTATGCGGGTGGTCATGAGTTTCCCCTCTTACAACCTTTAATGCTGATGTATTCCGATCCGTTAAGCAGGGTTATGTCCTTAGAAAAAGATAATCCTAAGCGAGGAATTCGTCCCTACGATAAGACTAGAGATGGATTCCTATTGGGAGAAGGAGCAGTGGTCCTCGTTTTAGAAAGATTGGACCGAGCCTTGCAAAGAGGAGCAAGGATCTACTCCGAGATTTTAGGAACCTACAGCTATAATGAAGCGGATCACGCCATGAGAATGGACCTCACAGGCAAGAAGGCCGCAAACGGTTTAAAACATTTGATGAAGATCAGTAACCTTAGACTGGGAGATATTGACTATTTTTGCGGACATGGAACCGCAACCCACAATAACGATTTAGCGGAAAGTAGAGCTATCTCTCTTCTCTATGAAGGACGTCCTAAATTCCATTGGGGGCCTGTTGGCTCGATAAAACCGATTTTCGGTCATACCTTCGGAGCCGCGGGGATCATCAATGTAGCAGCGACCTCTCTTATGCTAAAGAATCAAATCCTTTGTCCTACCATTAATTTGGAAACTCCCGATCCTGAATGCGATCATGATCATATTGCGGAAGGCCAACGCAAAGCAAAAGTCCGACACGCAATCTCTATGGCATTTGCGATCGGAAGCCAATCTTCTTTTGTTAGCATGGCTGCACCGGAGTTCTGA
- a CDS encoding SiaB family protein kinase, which yields MQLSKQYNILKRTGVALLYKGPFSETTISALNELLKEKLEGEKKKNRILTVFVEMAQNVAHYSVERDEKSGIGILALRKKAHNWELNCGNAIDSSQGEFLKKKIEEIKSLSEEELKQKYNEQIRSDRPEKSKGAGLGFYEITRKSDLPLVSQFEEGEEGGIFFRLTARFLLEEGE from the coding sequence ATGCAACTATCAAAACAGTATAATATTCTAAAGAGAACGGGAGTTGCCCTGCTCTACAAGGGTCCCTTTTCCGAGACTACGATATCCGCTTTAAACGAACTATTGAAAGAGAAACTCGAAGGAGAAAAGAAGAAGAATCGCATACTCACTGTATTCGTTGAAATGGCACAGAATGTGGCCCATTACTCTGTAGAAAGAGATGAGAAAAGCGGAATAGGCATCTTGGCACTTCGCAAGAAAGCTCATAACTGGGAATTGAATTGCGGGAATGCGATCGACTCTTCTCAAGGCGAATTCTTAAAGAAGAAGATAGAAGAGATCAAAAGTCTTTCAGAAGAAGAATTAAAACAAAAATATAACGAACAGATCCGTTCGGACCGACCTGAAAAAAGCAAAGGTGCCGGATTAGGATTCTACGAGATTACCCGTAAATCGGACCTTCCTTTGGTCAGCCAATTCGAAGAAGGCGAAGAAGGAGGAATTTTCTTTAGACTAACCGCAAGATTCCTTTTGGAGGAAGGAGAATAG
- a CDS encoding PP2C family protein-serine/threonine phosphatase — MKLRYYAITDKGNFRSHNEDSLLAIETIICSQTHGELDSVQTLDTDSVAGLFALADGLGGHEAGEVASRVALEKLSWMERAIRPIEELPPTGWKNLLRKINNEVNSYGESIHKPKMGTTLVGCLLGKRKSWIFNVGDSRLYHLDKDGLRKVTVDHNISEELGLSHGRHLLTSCIGGGSKSMEADIFDYSGKLSKGDFLLLCTDGLTEVLNIDQMEKILRESHDLRETCRILSEEANIHLTRDNHTVLIIQVESV; from the coding sequence ATGAAACTCCGGTATTACGCAATTACGGATAAGGGAAACTTTCGATCCCACAATGAAGACTCTCTTCTCGCGATAGAGACGATCATTTGTAGTCAAACTCATGGAGAATTGGATTCCGTTCAGACATTAGATACGGATTCTGTTGCCGGTCTATTTGCTCTTGCGGATGGCTTAGGTGGACATGAGGCAGGAGAGGTTGCAAGTAGAGTGGCCTTGGAAAAACTTTCTTGGATGGAAAGGGCAATTCGTCCTATCGAAGAACTTCCTCCTACCGGATGGAAGAATCTACTCCGCAAGATCAATAATGAAGTCAACTCTTACGGTGAATCCATTCATAAGCCAAAGATGGGAACGACTCTGGTGGGTTGTTTACTCGGCAAGAGAAAGTCTTGGATCTTTAATGTAGGCGATAGCCGACTCTATCATCTAGACAAAGACGGTTTAAGAAAAGTCACTGTAGATCATAATATCAGTGAGGAATTGGGCCTGAGTCACGGAAGGCATCTTCTCACGAGTTGTATCGGTGGTGGAAGCAAGAGTATGGAAGCCGATATCTTCGATTACTCCGGAAAATTATCGAAAGGTGATTTTTTATTACTCTGCACCGACGGTCTTACAGAAGTTTTGAATATAGATCAGATGGAAAAAATACTGAGAGAAAGTCACGATCTCAGAGAAACTTGTAGAATCCTTTCAGAAGAAGCGAATATACATTTGACCAGAGACAATCATACCGTGCTTATTATACAGGTAGAATCGGTTTAA
- a CDS encoding glucose 1-dehydrogenase — MKNKVALVTGGNAGIGKSIVLEFASRGAKVLFCGRREEEGKKVEEEVAKSGGIAKFFPCDVSNDSQVKDFVLKAESEFGGLDYAVNNAAVGGLSTDLHLYPEKVWDKVLAVDLKGTWLCMKYEIELLLKRGAGSIVNISSIAGLVGADWKVAPYTAAKHGVVGLTKSAALEYAEKRIRVNAVCPGFIRTEMLEGLFHSSPDPKDAEKKITRLHPVNRLSEPEEVAKAAVWLCSDEASFVTGVALPVDGGYTAK; from the coding sequence ATGAAAAACAAGGTCGCTTTAGTCACCGGAGGGAACGCGGGCATCGGCAAATCCATTGTTCTCGAATTCGCATCCAGAGGAGCCAAGGTTCTTTTTTGCGGACGAAGAGAAGAAGAAGGAAAAAAAGTCGAAGAGGAAGTCGCAAAATCCGGAGGAATAGCGAAATTCTTTCCTTGCGATGTGTCTAACGATTCGCAGGTAAAAGATTTTGTCCTGAAGGCAGAGTCCGAATTCGGTGGATTGGACTACGCAGTAAACAATGCCGCAGTAGGCGGTTTGTCTACTGATCTGCATCTTTATCCTGAAAAAGTTTGGGATAAGGTCCTCGCAGTGGATTTGAAAGGTACATGGCTTTGCATGAAATACGAGATAGAGCTATTGCTAAAGAGGGGAGCAGGTTCCATAGTGAATATTTCCTCCATAGCTGGTCTTGTCGGAGCCGATTGGAAAGTTGCTCCTTATACAGCCGCCAAACACGGAGTAGTAGGATTAACCAAATCAGCAGCCTTAGAATACGCGGAGAAGAGGATAAGAGTGAACGCGGTTTGTCCCGGATTCATTCGCACAGAAATGTTAGAAGGTCTGTTTCATTCTTCTCCCGATCCGAAAGACGCGGAAAAAAAGATCACTCGTTTGCATCCTGTAAATCGTCTCTCAGAACCGGAAGAAGTGGCCAAGGCAGCAGTTTGGTTATGTTCCGACGAGGCTTCTTTCGTGACTGGAGTGGCGCTTCCCGTAGACGGCGGATATACTGCAAAGTAA
- a CDS encoding four helix bundle protein, translating to MNSKPQIENTDSEFPSRYYFSTEIPIRKIDLSLDIHVSFASILDLVMEAHLQFFQYLGYSVTDIHGNSIIFANAFIQYQGELLYKDKVIIDVSLDNMGEKSFDLYFRLSKKNRSEKVSVVKIRVLFFDYSQRKVVPIPDAFRKKFEGGKIISQASPEIGAGSSGTLGPDGFVSGFRKLEVWKLAHVFLLHLYELCDTWKEKVEPNLIDHIKSVSSLLPVRIAGAWGTRIRSEKIKNILKAKVHLEELRYLLILVADLGVVDPSQELDDLEIINSHLKKYLNRVRTGEARKIR from the coding sequence ATGAATTCCAAACCCCAGATCGAAAACACCGACTCGGAGTTTCCTTCTCGGTATTATTTTTCTACGGAGATCCCGATCCGTAAGATAGATCTGAGCCTGGACATACATGTGTCCTTTGCCAGTATTCTGGATCTTGTGATGGAAGCTCATTTGCAATTCTTCCAATACCTTGGATACTCTGTAACCGATATTCATGGGAACAGTATCATTTTTGCGAATGCTTTCATTCAATACCAAGGCGAACTATTATATAAAGATAAAGTAATCATCGATGTCTCTTTGGATAATATGGGAGAAAAGTCCTTCGATCTTTATTTCAGACTTTCTAAGAAGAATAGATCGGAGAAGGTCTCAGTCGTTAAGATAAGGGTCTTGTTCTTCGATTATTCTCAGAGAAAGGTCGTTCCAATTCCGGATGCATTCAGAAAGAAATTTGAAGGTGGAAAGATCATTTCCCAAGCAAGCCCGGAGATCGGCGCAGGTTCTTCCGGGACTCTGGGTCCGGACGGATTCGTATCAGGTTTTCGTAAACTAGAAGTTTGGAAACTCGCTCACGTATTTCTTCTACACTTGTACGAGCTTTGCGATACTTGGAAGGAGAAGGTGGAGCCGAACCTGATCGATCATATCAAATCGGTCTCTTCTCTCTTGCCTGTTAGAATTGCAGGTGCCTGGGGAACCAGGATCCGCTCCGAGAAGATCAAGAACATACTCAAGGCAAAAGTCCATCTGGAAGAATTGCGTTATCTTCTTATTTTGGTAGCGGACTTAGGCGTCGTGGATCCTTCTCAAGAGTTGGATGATTTAGAGATCATCAATTCGCATTTAAAGAAATACTTAAATAGAGTACGAACCGGAGAGGCGAGAAAGATCCGATGA
- a CDS encoding acyl-CoA thioesterase, protein MSQVPESQSFSFRTDIVVRGSDTRSATVVGGLFVSHVTYETIIPLVNEAFDAFLESNSWSKADIAGANIIIPKMEAEYKSEAKAGDILEFAVGVANLGKKSCELLVKASNKKSGEEVAFVKITLVFFDYISKKTLEIPENFRTKFSA, encoded by the coding sequence ATGTCCCAGGTCCCCGAAAGCCAGTCCTTCTCCTTCCGGACAGACATAGTCGTTCGCGGATCTGATACTCGTAGCGCGACCGTAGTAGGGGGATTATTCGTTTCTCATGTTACGTATGAGACAATTATTCCCCTTGTGAATGAGGCCTTTGACGCATTCTTGGAATCCAATTCCTGGTCCAAGGCAGATATTGCGGGAGCGAATATTATTATTCCTAAAATGGAAGCGGAATATAAGTCAGAGGCAAAGGCCGGAGACATTTTGGAATTCGCAGTCGGGGTTGCTAATCTTGGAAAGAAATCCTGCGAACTCTTAGTAAAAGCATCCAATAAAAAGAGCGGAGAAGAGGTTGCATTCGTAAAGATCACTCTTGTCTTCTTCGATTATATCTCGAAGAAGACTTTGGAAATCCCGGAAAATTTCAGGACAAAATTTAGCGCATGA